From the genome of Anopheles moucheti chromosome 3, idAnoMoucSN_F20_07, whole genome shotgun sequence, one region includes:
- the LOC128303458 gene encoding mitochondrial import inner membrane translocase subunit Tim23, with protein MTDDYLNKPISFGAPPTSGIAASPQLQPLSPYLNYDARYLQAQPEFIFPEGASKQRGRFELAFSQIGSSAMIGACIGGAGGLYNGINATRLAKQTGKLRRTQLLNHVMKQGAATANTFGTIAVMYSAFGVVLQYARGEDDEINTIAAGGATGLLYKSTAGLRKCAIGGGIGLALSSMYVLWCMAGGGSKKLSDLKSQYL; from the exons ATGACCGACGATTATCTAAATAAACCTATATCCTTTGGAGCACCGCCGACATCAG GAATCGCAGCAAGCCCTCAGCTGCAACCTTTGTCACCGTATCTAAACTACGATGCCCGATACCTTCAAGCGCAACCAGAATTTATATTTCCCGAAGGAGCCTCCAAACAGCGGGGCAGATTCGAGCTTGCTTTCTCACAGATAGGTTCCTCAGCGATGATAGGCGCCTGCATTGGCGGTGCGGGAGGGCTGTACAATGGTATCAATGCAACGCGACTAGCTAAACAGACTGGAAAGTTGCGTCGAACACA ACTGTTAAATCACGTTATGAAGCAAGGTGCTGCGACCGCCAACACGTTCGGTACGATAGCGGTTATGTATTCCGCCTTTGGCGTTGTGTTGCAATACGCTCGGGGTGAAGACGATGAAATCAACACaattgctgctggtggtgccaCTGGACTGCTGTACAAATCCACAGCCGGACTAAGGAAATGTGCAATTGGTGGAGGAATTGGATTGGCACTATCGTCTATGTACGTGCTTTGGTGTATGGCTGGTGGTGGTTCGAAAAAGTTGAGCGATCTTAAATCACAATACTTGTAA
- the LOC128304259 gene encoding uncharacterized protein LOC128304259, with protein MNQYRSEKQLAYLYPIIATLSFVCCISTTVAWQHWRYVLDTCVETNCGCILHGRSTPTHFTGGHVAYCHWAAYGLVLPIIFCFIFGIFHVFRVCFGRRRRYPETATVRQRSGDLIVMTTKTDVEEDDINPYYWIPASVLGSLMAVLTLVHAAMYLDGFLNTCKQQRNELIKYMQANGSLVPIIQSRISCSSVFDFMDYLHLDVAFDRRREGRINTAAALIIGLVCSWVCVGLWIWTVVINARRARASKNMRI; from the exons ATGAATCAGTATCGCAGCGAAAAGCAACTTGCTTATCTGTATCCGATTATCGCAACCTTATCTTTCGTGTGCTGTATATCGACAACCGTAGCATGGCAGCACTGGCGTTACGTTTTGGATACTTGTGTTGAAACGAACTGCGGATGCATTTTACATGGCAGATCAACACCTACCCATTTCACCGGGGGACATGTCGCGTACTGCCACTGGGCGGCCTATGGACTAGTGTTACCCATTATATTCTGCTTTATCTTTGGAATATTTCACGTTTTCCGGGTGTGCTTTGGCCGACGTCGACGTTACCCTGAAACTGCCACTgttagacaaag ATCCGGGGACTTAATTGTAATGACAACTAAGACTGATGTCGAAGAAGACGACATTAATCCATACTATTGGATACCAGCCAGTGTACTTGGAAGCTTGATGGCCGTATTAACGCTCGTACATGCCGCGATGTATTTGGATGGATTCTTAAACACCTGCAAGCAGCAACGCAACGAACTAATCAAGTACATGCAGGCCAACGGCAGCTTGGTGCCAATCATACAGAGTCGCATTTCGTGTTCGTCGGTGTTTGATTTTATGGACTACTTGCATCTGGACGTTGCATTCGATAGACGCCGCGAAGGTAGAATCAATACGGCTGCTGCACTGATAATTGGTTTAGTCTGTTCATGGGTTTGCGTTGGATTATGGATCTGGACGGTGGTAATTAACGCCAGACGAGCGCGTGCCAGCAAAAACATGCGAATTTAA